The DNA sequence TGCCAGCCGAGGCGTTGCTCGAGCACCGCCGCCGCATAGCCGGCAAGGTAGGCATCGTTGGGCGCGCTTGGGGCGGCCACGGCGGCCGTGCTGGCCAGCACGGCCAGTCCGGCCAGGATCGGATTGTGAATACGCATGAAGGCTCCTTCGAAATAGGGTGCGTCGAACGCGGCGACGGGAAGTTGGGGCACGATGCCGCCCGTTGCCTGGTGACAGCGTCCTGCCGAAAAAAGACGACGGTGGCGGCACGTCAGTTCCGCGTCGAGCGACAGAGGGATCGCGCGCCCGGCCACGGCGATGGCGGTGGACACCGCACGTACCTTACTCCTTGCGCGGACACAAGGGTGTGCGCCGGCGGCTCAGCGGTTCAGCAATCCGTGTTCTCGGGCCAGCGCCATGGCAGCCCGGGTCGGCTGATTCAGGTCCATGTCGGCGACCTGCGCCGGGCTGAACCAGCCGATCTGCGTGGATTCGTAGTTCTTGCGCGGCTCGGGCCGGCCGGCCAGGCGCGACACGTAGTTGATCAGCAGGAAGTGCCGCGGCTGGGTGAATTCGGGACTCTCGATGCAGTCCTGGATGCACAGCCAGGCGGCGTGTTCGACCTCGATGCCGGTTTCCTCGCGCATCTCGCGCCGGTAGGCGTCCAGCATCGTCTCGCCGTAGTCGATCTTGCCGCCCGGCAGGCCCCAGCGGCCGGACCATTTGGCGGTGCGGATCAGTAGCAGCTCGCCGGTGTCGGCCACCAGCAGGCCGCCGACGGTGGCGATCACACGCCGCTCGTGGGCCAACAGGTGTTCGCGGTCGATCAGGTCGATGATGTCGCGCACGCTCTGGAACGCGTGATCCGGCCGCGCGGCGCGCAGGCGCTCTTCGGTGGCGTAGCCGTACAGCGCCGCGCCGGCGATGACCTGCGCCGCGTGGGCGGCCTCGATGTCGTGCGGGGTGTCGCCCACGTACAGGGTCTCGTCCGGTCGAAACGGTGCACTGGCCACGATCTGCTGCAGCACCGGAATCTTGTCCGCCGCGCCGCCGCCGATGTGGCCAAAGAATTCGCGCAGGCCAAGCCGGGTCAGCAGTCCGTTCAGGATCTCGGTCGGCACGCTCGAACAGATGCTCAGCGCCACCCCGCGCAGGCGGCAGACGTGCAGCAGCGCCGGCACCTCGGCGAACAGCTGCGACTGCGCCATGCGCTGCGCGAAATGGCCAAAGAACACCGCGTCGATCTGCTCGCGCGGCCGCTCGCCGATGAAGCGCCGGTAAAAGCGCTCCACCGGCAGCGTGAACTCGCGCCGGTAGGTGGCCTCGTCCACCGGCGCGGCGCCAAAGTGCGCCAGCGTGTCGTTGGTGGCGGCCAGGGTCAGGGCGCGGTCGTCGGCCAGCGTGCCGGCCCAGTCCAGGATCAGGTGGCGAATCATGGCAAGCGGCTCCGGGTGGATGCGCGGCGCGGCCGGCTCAGCCCATCAGCAGGCTGCGGTACAGCGGCGCCAGCACTAGATAGATCAGTATCGACGCGGTCAGCGCGGCGCCGTACAGCTCCGTATCCAGGCGGTAGCGGTGGCACAGGATCACGCCCACCGCCGGGCAGGCCGAGGCCATGGCCACGCCCAGCACCGCCAGCGTCTCGCCCCGCAGGCCGAAGGCATAGGCAAACGCCAGCCCCAGCGCCGGCCCGGCCACCTGGCGTATCAACAGCGCCGGCACCGCCGCGCCGAGGCGGCGCAGGGCGCCCAGACGCAGCGACAGGCCGACCACGAACACCATCAGCGGGATGCCGGCATCGCCGACATAGCGCAGCGTCGTGACGACCCGATCCGGCACCGGCAGGCCGAGCAGGTTGACCGCCAGCGCCGCGAACACTGCCCAGGCCGGCGGCAGGCGCAGGATTTCGCGGCCCAGCGAGACCCGGTTCGCGCCCTCGGCATGGCGCGCCGCCACCGCCACGCCGACGGTCCAGATCAGCAGCGTGGTGGCGATCAGGTCATAGGCGAACACCACCGGCATGCCCTCGTGCCCGAACAGGCTGACCACCACCGGCAGGGCGATCGAGCCGTTGGCAAAGCCGGCCGCCAGCAGCATGGCGCCGCGACCCTGCGGCGACAGGCCCAGGCGCTGGCCGGCGAAGCGGTACGCCGCCGCTGCCAGCAACAGCCCGCCCAGGCTGCACACATAGCCAGCCGCGGGGATCACCATCAATTCGAGGTTCAGTGAGGCCCGCGACATGATGGCGAAGATCAGCGCCGGGCCGGTGAGGTAGATCATCAGCATGTTCAGCGCCTGCGCCATGTGGGCGGCGTCGACGCCGCCGGGCGCGTGCCGACGCCACAGCCAGCCGGCGGCCAGGGCAACGAAAACCGGTAACAGGTCGAGGTACACGCGAGGTGGTTCCGGAAAGGAAACACCGCCGGCAGCTGATCACGCGGCCGGCGGCGTCTGGGTGAAAAAGCGCCTTCGGACGCCGCCGATCAGGACGGCTGCGGTGCGGTGGCCAGCATGGACGGGCGCTGGCTGAACTCGCCCAGCCACGCAGCCAGTGCCGGGTGGCCGGCGCGCCAGGCCAGGTCCGGCAGGCGAAAGTCCAGATACTCCAGCGTGACCGCAAACTCGATGTGCGCCAGCGTCAGCGCCGGGCCGAGCGCGGCCACGTCCTGTTCCATGGCCGCCAGGCCGCGCTCGATGGCGCGCCGCTGGCGGTCGGTCCACGGCGCCCAGCGCATGGACTCCGGGCGCAGCAGTTCCAGGCGCGCGGTGACCGCCGCATCCAGCACGCCGTCGGCCAGCGCCGCCCGGCGCAGCACGGCAAAGCGCTCCGTCCCGTCCGGAATCAGCCGCGGTGCGGGCGCCAGGCTGTCGAGGTATTCGCAGATCACCCAGCTGTCGTACAGGCACTGGCCGTCGTCCAGGCGCAGCGCCGGCACCTTGCCCAGCGGGTTGATGTCCAGCAGCACGGCGGGGTCTTCCATGGGGCTGGCGAGGATTTCCTCGACCCGGTCCGCCAGGCCCTTCTCCAGCGCCGTCACGCGCACCTTGCGCGAGTAGGGGGACGGCCTGGCATAGATCAGTTGCATCACGGTTCTCCTCGGGCGGGCTCAGGGATTGTCCTGTTTGCCGTAACTTTCGAACCGCGCCACCACGCGCGCCATCTCGTCCGCGTCCAGCAGCACCGGCGTGCCGGTGGCCAGCGCCGCGCAGTACTGGCCGGCCAGGGACTCGATTTCCTCGGCCAGCGCCAGGGCGCTCGTCAGGTTCGCGCCGGTCGCAATCACGCCATGGTTGGCGAGCAGGCAGGCGCGACGATCTTCCAGCGCGACCAGGGCATTGGCCGAGAGCTCGGCGGTGCCAAAGGTCGCGTAGTCGGCGCAGCGCACGCTGTCGCCGCCGGCCGCCGCCACCATGTAATGGAAGGCCGGCAGCTCGCGCCGCTGGCAGGCCAGCGCGCTGGCATAGCGCGAATGGGTGTGCACGATGGCGCCGACCTCGGGCCGGGCGGCATAGATGTCGCAGTGGAAACGCCACTCGGACGAGGGCTTGCGCTGCCCCGGCGCCGCGACGCCATGGGCGTCCAGATGCACCAGGTCGGCGGCACCCAGCTCATCGTAGGGAATGCCAGTCGGCGTGATCAGGAAGCCGCCCGGCAGGCGCACGCTGACATTGCCGGAGGTGCCGCGATTCAGACCCCGGCGCACGCTCTGGCGGCCGGTGTCGATCAGCAACTGGCGAAGGGCGCTCTCGTCCAAGGGCGGACCGTGCAGGAATAGCGGAAGGGGGCGCCCGGCGGCCTGCCGGGGAGCGCCGGTATGGTACACGCGCCGCCGCGCCCTAATAATGACCAAACGCTCGCTACAGGAGAAGCCGATGATCGATCTGTACATGTGGCCGACGCCCAACGCCCACAAGATAACGATGTTTCTGGAGGAAACCGGCCTGCCGTACCGCACCGTGGAGGTCAACATCGGCGCCGGCGACCAGTTCAAGCCGCAGTTTCTGGCCATCAGCCCGAACAACAAGATGCCGGCCATCGTCGACCCGGACGGTCCGGACGGCCAGCCGATCAGCGTGTTCGAGAGCGGCGCGATCCTGATCTATCTGGCCGAAAAAACCGGCCGCTTCCTGCCCGCCGCGCCGCGTGCCCGCTACGAGGTCTTGCAGTGGCTGATGTTCCAGATGGCCAGCGTCGGGCCGATGCTGGGCCAGGCGCACCACTTTCGCGACTACGCGCCGGAAAAACTGCCCTACGCCATCGACCGCTACAGCAACGAATCGCGGCGCATCTACAACGTGGTCGAGAAACGCCTGGCGGATCGCGACTACGTGGCCGGCGAGTACTCCATCGCCGACATGGCGATTTTCCCGTGGTTCCTGCACCACGAGCGCCAGGGCGTGGACCTGGGCGAATTGCCCAACGTGCGCCGCTGGATGGATGCCATCAATGCCCGCCCGGCCACGGTGCGCGCCCTGGCCGTGATGGCCGACCGGCGCCCGCCCAAGCCCGGCCCGCAGGACCAGCTGCAGCGGGAAATCCTGTTCGGCAGCAAGCAGTTCGAGAAGCGCTGATCCGGGCGCCAACCCGGAGCTGTTCGAATGGTCCGCGCCGGACCAGGACCGCAGCCGCACGCGAAGCGGCGACCAGGCGGACCATCACGCGTCGTTTTTATGGCAACGCTGAAGGGTTCGGCGTTTCCCGCTGCGCAGGGACGCGCTGCCAAAAATCGGTGGCTGCACGCCACTGATTTCGTGTGCCATCGCAGAACTGTGGGAGCCCGCCTGCGCCGGACGATCATCGCGCTGCGCAGCTGCACTGCATGTTTTCCCGGTGGCAGGCGCTGAAAAATCCAGACTGGACTCATTCAGCGCCTCCCTGGCACCAGTCGCTCGCCGGCCGGCGCTCAATGTTCCGACGCGGCGACCGATAAGCTGTTCCAGAGCCTTAGACTGTCCCAGACCATCGGCGCCAACCGCGGCAAGCGGGGCGTTTTGGGGTGGCCATCGGCGCGGTGGGTGGACTCCCCCGTAGCCGGCAAGCCGGCCTTCGATGCCTGCAGATAAAGGATTGACCAAGGATGGAGAAACCCTGCATCACCGGACCGTCAGCCTTTGACGACTGGCTGCGCAGCAACCCGGACCCGGTGGCGATCGCCCGCGGCGTGGCCCTGCAGGACATCCGTCTGCTGCGCTGGAACGACGCCTTCGCGACCCTGCTGGGAATGCGGGAGGATGCCGATCCGGCGCCGCGTTTCGCCGCCGCGCTGGCCCGCATGGCCCAGCTCGACGAGCAACAGGAACAGGCTTTCGTTGCGGCCAATCGGGAGGCGCTGCGGGCCGGCCGCACCAAGACCCGCTGGCAGTTTCTGGATCCGGCCGGCAAACGGATGAGCGCCGAGGTGGAGCTGACGGCCCTGCCGTCACTTGCGCCGGATGTCTACAGCGTGCACATCCGCGATATCGGCGCCGTGATCGAAGTCCAGGCCGAACTGGCCACCAGCGAGGCGCGCTTTCGCGATTTGTTCGAGGTCGCCGAGGATGCCTTCGGTTTCATCTCGGTCGTCGATGGCGAGCCGTGCTTCATCGACTGCAACGCCTATCTGGCGCGCCTGTACGGCGCCAGCGACAAGGCGCAGGTGATCGGCGCCACGCCGCTCGATTTCTCGCCGGCGGTGCAGCCGGATGGCAGGTCGTCGGTCGATCGCGCGCGAATGGAGTCCGAACGGGCGCTGGAAAAGGGCTTTGCCCGCTTCGACTGGTATTCACTGCGCCTGGACGGCACCCCATTCTGGCTGGATGTGGCGCTGACCATCCAGCCGTCCTGGGGCGCGGGCGTGCTG is a window from the Immundisolibacter sp. genome containing:
- a CDS encoding NUDIX domain-containing protein, with amino-acid sequence MIRHLILDWAGTLADDRALTLAATNDTLAHFGAAPVDEATYRREFTLPVERFYRRFIGERPREQIDAVFFGHFAQRMAQSQLFAEVPALLHVCRLRGVALSICSSVPTEILNGLLTRLGLREFFGHIGGGAADKIPVLQQIVASAPFRPDETLYVGDTPHDIEAAHAAQVIAGAALYGYATEERLRAARPDHAFQSVRDIIDLIDREHLLAHERRVIATVGGLLVADTGELLLIRTAKWSGRWGLPGGKIDYGETMLDAYRREMREETGIEVEHAAWLCIQDCIESPEFTQPRHFLLINYVSRLAGRPEPRKNYESTQIGWFSPAQVADMDLNQPTRAAMALAREHGLLNR
- a CDS encoding AEC family transporter, with amino-acid sequence MYLDLLPVFVALAAGWLWRRHAPGGVDAAHMAQALNMLMIYLTGPALIFAIMSRASLNLELMVIPAAGYVCSLGGLLLAAAAYRFAGQRLGLSPQGRGAMLLAAGFANGSIALPVVVSLFGHEGMPVVFAYDLIATTLLIWTVGVAVAARHAEGANRVSLGREILRLPPAWAVFAALAVNLLGLPVPDRVVTTLRYVGDAGIPLMVFVVGLSLRLGALRRLGAAVPALLIRQVAGPALGLAFAYAFGLRGETLAVLGVAMASACPAVGVILCHRYRLDTELYGAALTASILIYLVLAPLYRSLLMG
- a CDS encoding glutathione S-transferase N-terminal domain-containing protein; protein product: MQLIYARPSPYSRKVRVTALEKGLADRVEEILASPMEDPAVLLDINPLGKVPALRLDDGQCLYDSWVICEYLDSLAPAPRLIPDGTERFAVLRRAALADGVLDAAVTARLELLRPESMRWAPWTDRQRRAIERGLAAMEQDVAALGPALTLAHIEFAVTLEYLDFRLPDLAWRAGHPALAAWLGEFSQRPSMLATAPQPS
- a CDS encoding class II aldolase/adducin family protein yields the protein MDESALRQLLIDTGRQSVRRGLNRGTSGNVSVRLPGGFLITPTGIPYDELGAADLVHLDAHGVAAPGQRKPSSEWRFHCDIYAARPEVGAIVHTHSRYASALACQRRELPAFHYMVAAAGGDSVRCADYATFGTAELSANALVALEDRRACLLANHGVIATGANLTSALALAEEIESLAGQYCAALATGTPVLLDADEMARVVARFESYGKQDNP
- a CDS encoding glutathione binding-like protein; protein product: MIDLYMWPTPNAHKITMFLEETGLPYRTVEVNIGAGDQFKPQFLAISPNNKMPAIVDPDGPDGQPISVFESGAILIYLAEKTGRFLPAAPRARYEVLQWLMFQMASVGPMLGQAHHFRDYAPEKLPYAIDRYSNESRRIYNVVEKRLADRDYVAGEYSIADMAIFPWFLHHERQGVDLGELPNVRRWMDAINARPATVRALAVMADRRPPKPGPQDQLQREILFGSKQFEKR